A region from the Mycolicibacterium phlei genome encodes:
- a CDS encoding Trm112 family protein, with product MLDAKLLEILVCPQDRGPLLLVDDECLYNPRLRRAYRIDDGIPVLLVDEAVDITDDAEHRRLVAAASGQAE from the coding sequence ATGCTCGACGCGAAACTCCTCGAGATCCTGGTCTGCCCGCAGGACCGCGGGCCGCTGCTGCTCGTCGACGACGAATGCCTGTACAACCCGCGGCTGCGGCGCGCCTACCGGATCGACGACGGCATCCCGGTGCTGCTGGTCGACGAGGCCGTCGACATCACCGACGACGCCGAACACCGGCGGCTGGTGGCCGCCGCCTCCGGTCAGGCGGAGTAG
- a CDS encoding acyl-CoA synthetase, translated as MDLSAITKPVGRLVATAQNGLEVLRYGGLETGAVPSPFQIIQSVPMYRLRRYFPPDSRPGSKQPGAPVLMVHPMMMSADMWDVTRDDGAVGILHKAGLDPWVIDFGSPDKVEGGMERTLADHVVALSEAIDTVKEVTGRDVHLAGYSQGGMFAYQAAAYRRSKDLASIVAFGSPVDTLAALPMNLPSSIAPAAADFMADHVFSRIDIPGWLARTGFQMLDPIKTAQSRIDFLLQLHDREALLPREQQRRFLASDGWIAWSGPAIQELLKQFVAHNRMMTGGFSVRGELVTLSDIECPVLAVIGEVDDIGQPASVRGIKRAAPKADVYEFVIRAGHFGLVVGSKAATQTWPTVAQWVKWLDNGGPRPEGVVPMALQPPAEPHESGVSLSSRVAHGATAATEMAFSFARSAAEAVVAANKSAKALAVETARTLPRLTRLGQINEHTRISFGRIMSEQARDHPNGDCLCFDGRVHTYEAVDRRINNVVRGLIEVGVRQGTRVGVLMETRPSALVAIAALSRLGAIAVLMPPDGDLVEAARLGAVTDVIADPSNLEKARRLDMRVLVLGGGESRELQVPDDADVVDMEKIDPDAVELPGWYRPNPGLARDLAFVAFSSSGGELIARQITNARWAISAFGTASAANLGRTDTVYCLTPLHHPSGLLVALGGAVVGGSRIALSRTLQPERFLKEIRQYGVTVVTYTWAMLREVINDPSFALYGSHPVRLFIGSGMPTGLWKRVVEIFEPAHVVEFFATTDGQAVLANVSGAKIGAKGRPLPGGRQVELAAYDPEEDLILEDDRGFVRRAEPGEVGVLIARPRGLIDPTVPVKRGVFAPADTWVSTEYLFRRDEDGDYWLVDSRRDVIHTERGCVFASTVNDAVGALDAVDLAVTYGVEVNGRQLAVTALALRPGGSIPSADLSEALAELPAGAPPDIVHVVPKMTLSASYRPLVGPLRAAGLPKPSRNAWYLDPDTNRYKRLTVAVRTEIAGG; from the coding sequence GTGGATCTGTCGGCGATTACCAAGCCGGTCGGACGGCTGGTGGCCACCGCGCAGAACGGCCTGGAGGTGCTTCGCTACGGGGGGTTGGAGACCGGGGCGGTGCCGTCGCCGTTCCAGATCATCCAGAGCGTGCCGATGTACCGGCTGCGGCGCTACTTCCCGCCGGACAGCAGGCCGGGCAGTAAGCAGCCCGGCGCGCCGGTGCTGATGGTGCACCCGATGATGATGTCGGCCGACATGTGGGACGTCACCCGCGACGACGGCGCCGTCGGGATCCTGCACAAGGCCGGCCTGGACCCGTGGGTCATCGACTTCGGTTCGCCCGACAAGGTCGAGGGCGGCATGGAGCGCACGCTGGCCGACCACGTGGTCGCGCTCAGCGAGGCCATCGACACCGTCAAGGAGGTCACCGGCCGCGACGTGCACCTGGCGGGCTACTCGCAGGGCGGCATGTTCGCCTACCAGGCCGCGGCCTACCGGCGCTCCAAGGACCTCGCGAGCATCGTCGCGTTCGGCTCCCCGGTCGACACGCTGGCCGCGTTGCCGATGAACCTGCCCTCCAGCATCGCCCCGGCCGCCGCCGACTTCATGGCCGACCATGTGTTCAGCCGCATCGACATCCCGGGCTGGTTGGCGCGCACCGGGTTTCAGATGCTCGACCCGATCAAGACGGCCCAGTCCCGGATCGACTTCCTGCTGCAGCTGCACGACCGCGAGGCGCTGCTGCCCCGCGAGCAGCAGCGCCGCTTCCTGGCCTCCGACGGCTGGATCGCGTGGTCCGGCCCGGCGATCCAGGAACTGCTCAAGCAGTTCGTCGCGCACAACCGGATGATGACCGGCGGTTTCTCCGTGCGCGGTGAGCTGGTCACGCTGTCGGACATCGAATGTCCGGTGCTGGCGGTGATCGGCGAGGTCGACGACATCGGCCAGCCCGCCTCGGTGCGCGGCATCAAACGGGCCGCCCCCAAGGCCGACGTCTACGAATTCGTGATCCGCGCAGGACATTTCGGTCTGGTCGTGGGATCCAAGGCGGCCACCCAGACGTGGCCGACGGTCGCGCAGTGGGTCAAGTGGCTCGACAACGGCGGCCCGCGGCCCGAGGGTGTGGTCCCGATGGCGCTGCAGCCGCCCGCCGAACCGCACGAGTCCGGCGTCTCGCTGAGCTCGCGGGTGGCGCACGGCGCCACGGCGGCCACCGAGATGGCGTTCAGCTTCGCCCGCTCGGCGGCCGAGGCGGTGGTCGCGGCCAACAAGTCCGCCAAGGCGCTGGCCGTCGAGACCGCGCGCACGCTGCCGCGGCTGACCCGGCTCGGCCAGATCAACGAGCACACCCGGATCTCGTTCGGGCGGATCATGTCCGAACAGGCCCGCGACCATCCCAACGGCGACTGCCTGTGCTTCGACGGGCGGGTGCACACCTACGAGGCGGTGGACCGCCGCATCAACAACGTCGTGCGCGGCCTCATCGAGGTCGGGGTCCGGCAGGGCACCCGTGTCGGCGTGCTGATGGAGACCCGGCCCAGCGCGCTGGTCGCCATCGCCGCGCTGTCGCGGCTCGGCGCGATCGCGGTGCTGATGCCGCCGGACGGCGACCTGGTGGAGGCCGCCCGGCTCGGCGCGGTCACCGACGTCATCGCCGACCCCAGCAACCTGGAGAAGGCGCGCCGCCTCGACATGCGGGTGCTGGTGCTCGGCGGCGGCGAGTCACGCGAACTGCAGGTGCCCGACGACGCTGACGTCGTCGACATGGAGAAGATCGACCCGGACGCCGTCGAGCTGCCCGGCTGGTACCGGCCCAACCCGGGCCTGGCCCGCGACCTGGCGTTCGTCGCGTTCAGCTCCTCCGGCGGTGAGCTGATCGCCCGTCAGATCACCAACGCCCGGTGGGCGATCTCGGCGTTCGGCACCGCCTCGGCGGCCAACCTGGGCCGCACCGACACCGTCTACTGCCTGACCCCGCTGCACCACCCGTCGGGGCTGCTGGTGGCGCTCGGCGGAGCGGTCGTCGGCGGGTCGCGGATCGCGCTGTCGCGCACCCTGCAGCCGGAGCGGTTCCTCAAGGAGATCCGCCAGTACGGCGTCACGGTCGTCACCTACACCTGGGCGATGCTGCGCGAGGTCATCAACGACCCGTCGTTCGCGCTGTACGGCTCGCACCCGGTGCGGCTGTTCATCGGCTCCGGTATGCCCACCGGGCTGTGGAAGCGCGTCGTGGAGATCTTCGAACCCGCCCACGTCGTCGAGTTCTTCGCCACCACCGACGGTCAGGCCGTGCTGGCCAACGTCTCCGGCGCCAAGATCGGGGCCAAGGGCCGCCCGCTGCCCGGCGGCCGACAGGTCGAACTGGCCGCCTACGACCCCGAGGAGGACCTGATCCTCGAGGACGACCGGGGCTTCGTGCGGCGCGCCGAACCCGGCGAGGTCGGCGTGCTGATCGCCCGGCCGCGCGGGCTCATCGACCCGACCGTGCCGGTCAAGCGCGGTGTGTTCGCCCCGGCCGACACCTGGGTGTCCACCGAGTATCTGTTCCGCCGCGACGAGGACGGCGACTACTGGCTCGTCGACAGCCGCCGCGACGTCATCCACACCGAGCGTGGCTGCGTGTTCGCCTCCACGGTCAACGACGCCGTCGGCGCCCTGGACGCCGTGGACCTCGCGGTCACCTACGGGGTGGAGGTCAACGGCCGCCAACTGGCGGTGACCGCGCTGGCGCTGCGGCCCGGCGGCAGCATCCCGTCGGCCGACCTGTCCGAGGCGCTGGCCGAACTGCCCGCCGGAGCGCCGCCCGACATCGTGCACGTGGTGCCGAAGATGACCCTGAGCGCCTCGTACCGGCCGCTGGTCGGACCGCTGCGCGCGGCCGGTCTGCCGAAGCCGTCGCGTAACGCCTGGTACCTCGACCCCGATACGAATCGGTACAAGCGGTTGACCGTGGCGGTGCGAACCGAGATCGCCGGAGGCTGA
- the tyrS gene encoding tyrosine--tRNA ligase — MTGTQNILDELDWRGLIAQSTDRDALAEALAAGPITVYSGFDPTAPSLHAGHLIPLLTLRRFQRAGHRPIVLAGGATGMIGDPRETGERTLHTADVVAEWADRIRGQLERFVEFDDGPTGAVVENNLTWTGPLSAIEFLRDIGKYFSVNVMLDRETVRRRLEGEGISYTEFSYMLLQANDYVELHRRYNCSLQVGGSDQWGNIIAGVRLVRQKLGATVHALTTPLVTDSEGKKFGKSTGGGSLWLDPEMTSPYAWYQYFINTADADVIRYLRWFTFLTAEELAELETATAERAHERAAQRRLARELTTLVHGEGATRSVELASQALFGRAELAELDEPTLAAALREAANDDVAKLAPGGPDVIIDLLVATGLCPSKGAARRTVAEGGVYVNNTRIESEEWVPQPSDFLHGRWLVIRRGKRNIAGVERVG; from the coding sequence GTGACTGGCACCCAGAACATTCTCGACGAACTGGACTGGCGCGGGCTGATCGCCCAGTCCACCGACCGGGACGCGCTGGCCGAGGCGCTGGCCGCGGGTCCGATCACGGTGTACTCGGGCTTCGACCCGACCGCGCCCAGCCTGCACGCCGGCCACCTCATCCCGCTGCTGACGCTGCGGCGCTTCCAGCGGGCCGGGCACCGGCCGATCGTGCTGGCCGGTGGAGCCACCGGCATGATCGGCGACCCGCGTGAGACCGGGGAACGGACCCTGCACACCGCCGACGTGGTCGCCGAGTGGGCCGACCGCATCCGCGGTCAGCTCGAACGGTTCGTCGAGTTCGACGACGGCCCGACCGGGGCGGTCGTGGAGAACAACCTGACGTGGACCGGGCCGTTGTCGGCGATCGAGTTCCTGCGCGACATCGGCAAGTACTTCTCGGTCAACGTGATGCTGGACCGGGAGACGGTGCGGCGCCGGCTCGAAGGGGAGGGCATCTCCTACACCGAGTTCAGCTACATGCTGCTGCAGGCCAACGACTACGTGGAGCTGCACCGCCGGTACAACTGCTCGCTGCAGGTCGGCGGCTCCGACCAGTGGGGCAACATCATCGCCGGCGTACGGCTGGTGCGGCAGAAGCTGGGCGCCACCGTGCATGCGCTGACCACTCCGCTGGTCACCGATTCGGAGGGCAAGAAGTTCGGTAAGTCGACGGGCGGCGGCAGCCTGTGGCTGGACCCCGAGATGACCAGCCCGTACGCCTGGTACCAGTACTTCATCAACACCGCGGACGCCGACGTGATCCGCTACCTGCGCTGGTTCACGTTCCTGACCGCCGAGGAACTCGCCGAGCTGGAGACCGCGACGGCCGAGCGCGCGCACGAACGGGCGGCGCAACGCCGGCTGGCCCGCGAGTTGACGACGCTGGTGCACGGCGAGGGCGCCACCCGGTCGGTGGAGCTGGCGAGTCAGGCCCTGTTCGGGCGCGCCGAACTGGCCGAGCTCGACGAGCCGACTCTGGCCGCGGCGCTGCGCGAGGCCGCCAACGACGATGTGGCCAAACTCGCACCCGGGGGGCCCGATGTGATCATCGACCTACTGGTGGCCACCGGGCTGTGCCCGAGCAAGGGCGCCGCGCGGCGCACGGTCGCCGAGGGCGGGGTCTACGTGAACAACACCCGGATCGAGAGCGAGGAGTGGGTGCCCCAGCCGTCGGACTTCCTGCACGGCCGCTGGCTGGTCATTCGTCGCGGCAAGCGCAACATCGCGGGGGTGGAGCGCGTCGGCTGA
- a CDS encoding tetratricopeptide repeat protein — protein MAEDRRSADNGRRPPRSAPRTSGPNRARRSQPRPDCERRQPAGPPLPDGIEAKQLSAEIRGELTTLDRASADFVAKHLVAAGDLLEDDPQAALEHARAARGRASRIAAVREAVGIAAYHCGDWAQALAELRAARRMGSRSVLLPLIADCERGVGRPERAIELARSPEAEQLTGDDADELRIVVAGARSDLGQHEQALAVLSTPQLDRSRTGSTAARLFYAYAETLLALSRNDEALQWFISAASADVEGVTDAEDRVTELA, from the coding sequence GTGGCCGAGGACAGACGAAGCGCCGACAACGGGCGTCGCCCACCGCGTTCGGCGCCGCGCACCTCGGGCCCCAACCGGGCCCGACGGTCGCAGCCCAGACCCGACTGCGAGCGCAGGCAGCCGGCCGGTCCACCCCTTCCCGACGGCATCGAAGCCAAGCAGCTCTCGGCCGAGATCCGCGGTGAGCTAACGACTTTGGACCGCGCGTCGGCGGACTTCGTGGCCAAGCACCTGGTGGCCGCCGGCGACCTTCTCGAGGACGACCCGCAGGCCGCACTCGAGCACGCCCGTGCTGCGCGGGGCCGCGCCAGCCGCATCGCCGCGGTGCGCGAGGCCGTCGGGATCGCCGCCTATCACTGTGGCGACTGGGCCCAGGCCCTCGCCGAGCTGCGCGCCGCCCGCCGCATGGGCAGCCGGTCGGTGCTGCTGCCGCTGATCGCCGACTGCGAGCGCGGCGTCGGTCGACCCGAACGTGCCATCGAGCTGGCCCGCAGCCCCGAAGCCGAACAGCTCACCGGCGACGACGCCGACGAACTGCGCATCGTCGTGGCCGGCGCCCGCTCCGACCTAGGTCAGCACGAGCAGGCGCTCGCGGTACTGTCCACACCGCAACTGGACCGGTCACGCACCGGCTCGACCGCGGCCCGGCTGTTCTACGCCTACGCCGAAACGCTTCTGGCCCTCAGCCGTAACGACGAGGCACTGCAGTGGTTCATCAGCGCCGCCTCCGCCGACGTCGAGGGCGTCACCGACGCCGAAGATCGCGTGACGGAGCTGGCCTGA
- a CDS encoding DNA-3-methyladenine glycosylase: MTADLLSVDPLTAAHRLLGAVLIGRGVTAKIVEVEAYGGPPDGPWPDAASHSFRGPGARNRVMFGPAGRMYTYRSHGIHVCANVVCATDGVAGAVLLRAAAIESGLETAATRRGPAVRPTGLARGPGNLCSALGITMDDNGIDLFDPDSPIRLELGEQQHGEAGPRVGVSKAADRPWRLWLAGRPEVSAYRRSPRAPAPGQSD; this comes from the coding sequence GTGACCGCTGACCTGCTGTCCGTCGATCCGCTGACCGCCGCCCACCGACTGCTGGGAGCGGTGCTCATCGGTCGCGGCGTCACCGCGAAGATCGTCGAGGTCGAGGCCTACGGTGGTCCGCCGGACGGGCCGTGGCCGGACGCCGCGTCGCACTCGTTCCGCGGTCCCGGTGCGCGCAACCGGGTCATGTTCGGGCCGGCCGGACGGATGTACACCTACCGCAGCCACGGCATTCACGTGTGCGCGAACGTCGTCTGCGCGACGGACGGCGTGGCGGGCGCGGTGCTGTTGCGCGCGGCGGCGATCGAGTCGGGGCTGGAAACGGCGGCGACCCGGCGCGGCCCGGCGGTGCGGCCGACCGGCCTGGCCCGCGGACCGGGCAACCTGTGCTCGGCGCTGGGGATCACGATGGACGACAACGGCATCGACCTGTTCGACCCCGACTCGCCGATCCGGCTTGAGCTGGGGGAGCAGCAGCACGGCGAGGCCGGGCCCCGGGTCGGGGTGAGCAAGGCGGCGGACCGGCCGTGGCGGCTTTGGCTGGCCGGCCGGCCCGAGGTGTCCGCGTACCGGCGCAGTCCCCGGGCACCGGCACCGGGCCAGAGCGACTAG